In the genome of Nocardioides sp. NBC_00368, the window GGTCGAGCCGATGTACATACCGGGACGCTTGCGAACCGCCTCCAGGCCCTCGAGGACGAGGAGGTGCGCGGCGTTGTAGGTGTTGTCAGAGATGATCGGCTCCTGGCTGTACTGCGTTGCTGCGATGTTGCTCGGGGGGGTGCGGCGGGGTGTTGCTCGAATGAAATCTACCGTGCGACACGCCCGGGTCTCACGCAGGCACGCGGCAACCGGCCCCGGCACCATCCGGCGGCACACGTACGTCGTGATCGGTCCGTTACGCGGAACTTGCGGGTTTCGATGCACGAAATGATCGATTGACAGGTAAGAATGTCTGTCACGGACAGCGATGTCCCGTGGGGTAGGTCCGACCCGGATCCCCAACCCGGAGCGACAACTGCAAGGATTAGAGGTGCGACGGAGGTAAGAGTCCGCGAGGAAACGCTAGCGATCTAGGGAATCTTCCACGACTCACGTACGTTATCCCGGCGCAATCATGATTCAGAAATGAGGCCGATGTGACCACTGCCGTTGCCACCAGCTCGCCGCTCACGTCCGAGGACCGTTGCGACCGGTGCGGAGCGCAGGCCTACGTACGCGCGGAGCTCCACTCCGGCGGCGAACTGCTGTTCTGCGCCCATCACGCCCGCGAGCACGGTGAGAAGCTCAAGGAGATCGCCAGCTCGATCACCGACGAGACGCACAAGCTCACCGAGAAGAACTGACCCCACCCACCAACTCCCCCGGAGGCCCGGACCACGACGGTCCGGGCCTCCGGCGCATCTTCCCTGGCCTCTACGGCTAGGGTCGCCCCGTGAGTCTCGTCGAAGTTCTCGTCGCGCTGGTCATCGCCTTCGGCATCGCCGGCATCATCGTCCCGGTCCTCCCCGGCGGAGCGCTCCTCGTCGCCGCCGCGATCCTGGGCTGGGCCATCTGGCTGGGAGAGCCCACCGGGTGGGTGATCTTCGGCATCTCCGCCGCCCTCATCGCCATCGGGCTGATCACCAAGTACGCCATCCCCGG includes:
- a CDS encoding DUF7455 domain-containing protein translates to MTTAVATSSPLTSEDRCDRCGAQAYVRAELHSGGELLFCAHHAREHGEKLKEIASSITDETHKLTEKN